CACCGCCTGGATCAGCGCCGTGGTCTGATTGGTGAGCAGACTATAGCCGAACGACAACAGCGCATTGACCGGATCGGTAGGTGGACGCCGCACCCGTCCCACAAACTGCCACGGAGGCTTGAGCAACAGCCCCAGCACACCATAATAGGCGGCGCTGGCGCTGCCCTCGATGCCGAACAGTTCGCCCAAGCCACCCATACGGTCGTCGGTGGCAAGCTGCGCCGGCGGCTGCGCCCGCGCCAGTGCTCGCAGCGCAGCGCGGATCTGTTGCACCGCCTCCAGCAGCGCGGCGTTGTCCTCGCGGTTGCGCGCATAGCGCAACAGCACAGCGCGCATGTTGATCAGCTTGCCAGCCACGCACTGCCGCGCCGCGGCGAAGCGACGCGGCAGATCGGTGTACAGCGCGTAGAGCGCCAGCCGCGGGCCGCTGTTTTTGCCCCAGTCGGCCACCAGCGAGCCGTATGAGCGCCCTCGTGCCGACAGATAGTGCACGGCGATGCCCCGTTCCAGCAGTGCCTGCAGCGCCGGGGTTGTCAGCGTGATGTTGCCCAGCACCACCACCTGATCTACCTTGGCCAACGGGACACGCACCACCTGGCGCTCCTGGCCACGCGGCATCTGGAGCCGCAGTGCTTCGCCTTCGATTTTGACCGTGGTCTGCTCTTCGGTCAGATAGAGGGTCGCCATCAGTCGTTCTGCTCCTGTCCACTGCTCCGCTTCGCCCCTCATAGCTCGCTCTCCTCCCAGGCGGGGATCGCGTGCTCCTGCGCGAGCTGCTCCACCTCGTCCGGCAGGCACAGCGGCTCCAGCGAACACTCGCGGCAGCGCGCCCGCTGCTCGATCGGCGGCGGCAGGCGTCCCGCCAGTGCCAGTGCATGTGCCTGCGCCACCAGCGCCTCCACCTCAGCGCGCAACGTCGCCGTAAACTCAACGACCTCGCGACGGCGCGCCGCGAAGTAGAAGATGGCTCCACGCGGAATGGTGATCCCCAAGCGCTCCTCCAGACACAACGCCTGGGCACAGAGCTGCGCGTGATCGTTGAACCAGCGCCGGGGGCGCCCTTTTTTGTACTCGACTGGGTAGATCGCCCCTGTCTGCGTTTCGACCAGGTCGCAGAAGCCCACCAGCCCCAATCGCTCGCTCCAAACATAGACGCGCCGCTGCTGCACGCGCTCGCCCTCCCAGACGGTTCCGCCCAGATCGATCCCGGCATGTAGCAGTGCGCCCTCCACCACGTGCTCATTGAGCAGCATCTCGCCCTGCACGTGCTCGTACACGAAGCGGCGCGGACAGTAGGCCAGCGCATTGAGCATCGCCAGGGGAATCGGCTCGCGCGCGTGCATATTCAGTCCTCCGCCAGGCGGCGGCACAAGCCCATGCCGCGCGCCGTCTTCATGCCCACGCCCAGGTAGAAGGCTGCGTCGGCCAGCAGGCTGAGCAGCCGCGCCAGCGCCACGTCGGCGGGCAGCTCGTAGCTTACCTGGCCGACAAAGCCCTTCTGCGGCGCTTTGCCCAGCATGAGCATCTCGGAGGCCAGCCGGTAGCGGCTGACCACCGTCTCGCTGATGGCCGCCTCCACCTGCGCGGGCGGCAACTGCAGCTCCGCCGGCGCCCACTCGTTCCAGCGCCGCGCTAGGCTGCCGAACACCGCCTCGGGCGTGGGGAGCAGTCCCAGCCGCGGACGACCATTGCTGCGCTCGCCCTGGCCGAAGGCGGTAGGCGTGGCAAAGGCCAGCGTCGCCGTCTGGCTGGGGTGCGCCGCCGCCGCCAGTGCCGCAAACGATGTGTAGCCGGCCCACGGGTGTCGCTCCGGCGCGTGCACCGCACCGAGCAGCGTCATCACGTTCTTGCCCACCTGCAGACGCGGTGGCGCTGCCGTCAATGCCGTCATCAGCGGAAAGAAGAGCGCAGCGCCGCCAAAGCTCAGACGCAGCTCGATCACGTCGGCGCGCGCCCGCGTGGGCAGCACTGTCACCGTCAGGGGCTTGACCGGCGCATTGGCGTGCAGCGCTTCCGCCAAACGCGCATCGACGCGCCGCACCAGGTTGAGGATCAGCGCCTGCGCCTGGTGCCCCAGCGGCAACACCGGACGCGCGCCGGGCTCGCCCTGCAGCTGCAACACCACCGCCAGCAGATCATACGCCGGTTTCATGCCTGCCTCCGTGCGCGGCGCGCCACCGTCGGCAGCTCCGGCACCCGGTAGCGCATCTCCACCGGCAGCCCGCCCGCGCCCACCACATAGTGCGCGCCCACGCACTGCGCGTGGGTGATCAGGCTGTTGGGTGGCATCGAGACAATATCGAAGACCTGCGCCACGCCCGGCAGCAGATCGAGCGGATTGAGCGGCGCCGCTGCTACGAACGGGCCAGTGCGTTGCTCCACCGGCAGCGCCTCGACCGTCACCTCGGCCTTGCTGTGCCACTTGCCCAAGCGAATCCAGCGCGGTAGACGCAGGGCCGCCGCGCTGATCACGTAGCAGACAAAGACCGAACCGGGCGCCAGCTCCTTGGCACGGCCGATGTTGGCCGGGTAGTTACGCCCGCCAAACTGTTCCGTGCGGCGGTAGTAGCTTACCTGGCCGATCTTCCAAGTGGCCAGCAGCAGATCGACCTGCAGCGGCAGCGCCGGCGTGACGTAGATCTGCGCCGCGTTGAGCCGTGCCAGATCCTCGGCATAGCCGGGCTGATAGCTGTCGCAGAAGTAGGCGACCTGCAGATGGCTGTCGTTGAACAGCGCGTACGACAGGGCATAGTTGTGCAGGTACTGCCCAGTTTCGTAGAGCGTGCCCAGCTCGCGCGTGGCGTAGTACACGCTGTCGTGCAGCGTGATCGTACAGCGCAGCAAATGCATGGCGCGCTCCTATTTCTTGGCCTTGCGGTCCGGTCCATACTGCGCGGCATAGGCGCGCGTCTGCTCGGCCAGCGCCTGCAACAGCGCCCGACTACGCCCGGCATCACGGTAGAGCGCCGTCACCTCGGCGCACAGCGCTGCCGCCTCGGCACCAAGCTGCTCCCAGGGCCGCACCACCGGCTCGTCCTCGATCAACGCGCCGTAGGCCTCCTGCGCCGCGTTCAGCACCGCTTCGCGGTTCAGCAGGTCATCGCGCTCAGGCAACCGGTCGTAGATCGCCTGCGTCCAACGCAGATTGCTGAAGATCTCACCGTTGGCGAAGACCACGCCCACCAGGTGGTTGTACACCCGTCCGGTGCGCGTCTCCTGCGCACCGTAGCGCTCGGTGCGCAGCAGATTGCCCAACACATACAGAAACGCCGGGTAGGTCGGGTCGCGCAGCGTCACGATGCTGGGAAAGAAGACCTGTGGCACAACATGATCCTGCTCGCCGAAGCTGCTGCGCGTCTGGCCGGTGCCCTGCTCGGTCATGGTGCCGTGCTCGTAGAGCGCGTTGAACGACAGCGCCTTGTGCGAGATCTCGTAGGGCGTGATGGAATAGGCCGTGTCCACGTACACCTTGGACTTCTCGGCGCCCTGGTCGCCGATGGCATAGCCATAGAGCACGCAGTCGGGGCAGCGCTTGCAAAACTTGGCGCTGTTGTACTCGCAGAGGCGCTCGCCCTCGTCGGCGATGATCCCCTCGGCACGCAGCAGCTCGCGACCGGTCAACCGCTCCGGCGAGGACTGTTTGCGCTTGAAGATCATCAAGCGCGTGATCAGCTCCTGGTGCTCGCTCCGCAGCCCGGCACGCACGCGGATCACGTTCAGGCTGCCGTCGGTCTGAAACAGCGGAAACGACTCGGTTTCGCGCACCAGCAGGAAATGAACGTACTTGCCCGCGGGCTTGGGCGGCAGGGCGGTGTGGAACAGACCATCGGTGGCGCGCAGGCTTTCCAACAGGCTCATCGCTGGACACTCCTTTCCGTGTACTGATCAGGCCAGCTCGGCGCTGGCCGCGTCGGCTTCGTCTGCCACGTCACTCGTCTCGCGGTGGGTATAGGCGTAGGTGGACAGATAGGCAAAGCGGGCCGCCGAGCGCAACCGGTTGGCGCGCTCGCGCAGCAGGCCGCGGTCGCCGCGACAGTAGCCCAGAAAGACCTCATCGCGGAACAGCCGCGCGAACTCCTCGATCTTCTGTCGCGACAGCGCCAGGCGTTCCGGATAGCTCCCCAACGAGGTATCGCGGGCGATCGGATCATAGCCCTCAGCCTGATTGCCGCGCACACGCTCCATGTCATCGTTGAGCGCGCCGGCGATCAGCAGCAGCAGATCATCGGGCGCCGTGGCCGGATCGCTCTCCACCGTCACCGCGATCGCGGTTGCCAGGGGCCGCACCACGCCATAGGCCGATTTCAGACTGCCGGCGCGGTAAAACGCGGCATAGCCATCCACCAGACGACGAATCATGTCCATTGGGTCGTCCCTCCTGCCGGCGACTACCGCCTGGTAGATCGCCAGATAGCGTTGAACCTCAAAAGGAGCAATACCATCGCGCGCGCCGCTCTGCGCCCTGGAACGGCGCGCACCCTCCTGCTCGCCCTGCGCCTGGCGCTGCTTGCGCTCATAGGCGCTGAACACCGCCAGCGGATCGGTGACCAGATCCTTGAGCAGGCCGTTGAACATGCCCCAACGCAGGTCGTCCCAGGTGCGCGTGCTGCGGCTGTAGGCATCCAGGTGGAGCTGGTAGAGACGCAGCAGCCGCCAGAGCTGTGGGGCGATCTCATCCACGCGCAGCGCCGGACGCGGCACGATGTAGCGCACAAAGCCGTGCGGCGCGTCCAGCACCGCTGTCTCGCGGAACTCGGCGCCGCTGCTGTAGATCGGCACGAACGACTCGGTCGCCACCACTTTGACATCCAGCAGCAGCGGCAGCGCCAGCGCGTAGAAGGTCGGCATGATCCAAGCATCGGTATCGGTTGGGCCGCTCATCGGCGCGCGCAGCGAGAAGAAGAACAGCGTAGCCAGATCCTCTTCGCTGTAGGCCGGGCGCTGCACGGTGCGCGGCGTGAACGCCTCATCCGCCGGCGCGAGGAAGTTGGGGTAGCGCGCCAGCGTCTCCAGCTCGAAGCCATGGCGATCCAGATAGCGGATCAGGTCGGGCAGCGGCAGATCGCGGAGCTGCCCCACAAAATCGCGCGCCACCTGCGCCGTTTCGGGGGTGAAGAAGTAGGTCGGGTAGAGGTAGAGCGTGATCGGCTTCTGATCCTGGGCTCTGCCCGCGGCCAGACCCTGCTGCACCTGGCGCAGCATCATCTCCAGGGCACAGATCGGGCAGATGCCGCGCACCACCGTGGCAGAGTCCAGCCGGCCTTTGTTGCTGTACTGCTGCGGCTTGAAGAGCACCTCGCTTTTGTCCTGGTTCTGCGCCTCGTAGGGCGACGAACAGATCGAACACAGCAGCTTGTTGGCCGCTTTACGCGTCACGTAGTGCCGCCACTCCCGCGCGAAGCGCTGCTGGAGCGCGTCGTCCGCCGCCAGCATGCGCCCATCCAGCACAACGACACCGGCTACATAGTCGCGAAACGCGGCGCTGAAGCGCTCCTGCTGCGGCGGGCGTTGCCCCAACGCCTCCAGCTCGGCCAGCACGCGCTCTCCGATCTGCTCCATTAGCGCTTCGAGCTGCGCCGGATCGAGCGGGTGCTGTTGCAGGTAGCGCGCAGCGACGTAGAACCAGCCGCTGGGCGTGCCGCCGCGCTGGGCGGTGGCCTGCGCGGGGGTGATCGTCTGCAGCTCCAGCGTCTCCAGCAGCAGGCGCGTGGTCCACTCGGCCTTGGGCCACCATTCCTGCAGCAGGCGCCGCCACACAAAGCCCAGAAACTCGGCCAGTTGATCCACGCGCACATCGGTGGGCAGCCCTTCGCGCTGCGCACGTTCCTGGCCCAGCACCGCCAGCTGCGCTTTTTTCTCCTTGCCCGACAGCCCGGCCAGCGCCAGGCCGCGCGCTTCGGCCTCTTCCGCGCCCAGACGTTCGGCGGCCAGCGCGTTGCGGATCGCCAGTGCCGCGCGCCGTCCCGCCGCCAGCAGTTGCGCCGGCGTTAGCAGCTCGTAGAGCACCGGCGGCACTTTGAGGTAGTCCTTGGTGCGCGTGATGCGCAGGCCGCCGCCGTCGCCCTCCTCGCTCTCGGCGGCTGTGTCGTCACCCGGCTCGGCGTCGGGCGCACCCACGCCGGCCAGCGCCAGCCCCACGCGCTGCCACAGCTCCTCCAGCAGCGCGGCGTGATCCAGCTCGGCACCGGCATGCTGCGGCGCCAGGTACACCACGCCGTCGGGGAAGAACAGAAACGGCTCGTAGCCCTGCGCCTCCAGCGCGCGCAGCAGCGCATTGTTGATCAGGTTCGAGAGCAGGCCGCGCACCTCGGTGAGCTGGTGGTAGGCCAGCCGCGGCGCGCCCTCCAGACCGAAGAGCATGCCCAGCGTGCTGCGCAGGTTTTGGGCAGTGTCGCGTCCGCGGCTGTCGCGTCCACCGACGTCGGCAGGATGGGCGATGTGCACCAGCACGTCGGCGAAGGAGGCCAAATGGCGCAGCTTCAGCAGCCGCCGCGGATGCAGGCCCAGGTTGAGGTAGGCGCTCCAGTCCAGGTTAGCGCCCTGGACCTTCTGCGTATTCTGCGCGATGAACACAATATCGTCCAGGTAGCGTTCCCACGCTGCCAGAAACGCGTCGAAGCGCAGGTCGCGGCCCAGCCGCCGGATCAGCGCGCGAATATCGTCCAGATGCTGCGGCGCGATCTGAATGCCGTATACCTTGGTGTAGTCGTGGACGATGAAGCCCAGGATCCAGACGCGCCATTCCTCTTCGGTGAGCGCTTTGTCAGACGGCAGGCGCTCAGCGATGCGCGCGCCGGCGAAGATGCCGTTGAACAGGTGCGCCGCCAGACTCTGGTCGTGGCCCTGCGCGAAGCGCTGCCACGTCTCCGGCGTGTGCTCCAGCGCGCTGGCGGGCAGCTCCGGGTCGCGCGCCGGGGGCTGTCCGGAGCCGCCCAGCGCCGGCACGCTGCTGAAGCGCAGCAACAGGCGCGGCGCGAGCTGCTCGACGAAATCGCGCAGCACGGCAGGCCGTTCGGCCACGGCGCGGCGCAACAGCGTATGGTGGATCGTCAGATACTCTTCGCCATAGTCGGACATAGGCTCCTCCGATCAGTAGATCAACGGCGCGTCTTCCTCGTCCCGGCTGCGCAGCACCAACGCTTCGGCCTCCAGCAGCAGCGCGGCCTGGCCCAGCGCCAGGGTGTAGGCGCGATCACGGTTGTCCTCGGCACGGTAGAGCGGAAACAAGGCCGGCAGTCGCAGACGCCGACGCAGCTCGGCAGCCTCGCGGCGCGTGACATAGACCACCACGCGCTGCCGGCGCAGTACCGCGTTGAGCCGTTGGATCGGCAGGCTGCAGGGTTGCTTGATCGACAGGCCGCTCAGCAGCAGCACCTGGTCGCACTGCGTGCGCGAATCGAAACGGTCGAGCTGCAGCACCAGGCGTTCGCGCTCTTCCAGGAACTGCTCCACCAGCAGCACCAGCGGGTGATCCTCGTACTGCAGCAGGTAGGCCCACTGCGCCAGCAACGCGTCGCGCTCCGCCGCGTCCGGCAGGCGCCGCTCCAGCTCCTGCTCAACCACCGCCCAGTCGGCCAGTTGCAACTGGCTGCTCTGCGCCAGTGCCAGCGCGTCATAGCTCAGCAGCGCTGGCGGCTCCACGCTGCGATCCCAGACCGCCACCTGAAACGGCGACGAGCCGCGGAAGGTCAGAATTTGATCCAGGATCGCGCGGCAGGCGGTGCTGTTGGTCTGGTTCGCGCCATGCACCAGCCGGCGGTAGCGCCCCAGCACGCTGGTGATGCTGCGCAGCCCAAAGGTCTGCTGGTACTGCTGGCGCAGCCGCGCTGCCGCTTCGGCGTAGGCGCCGCCCAGCTGCGGCTGCTCCAGCGTAGCGATGATGTGCGCCGCCTGCAACGCGCCCCAACGCCGCTGGTAGCGCTCAAACGCGGTCGCCTGCGGAAAGGCCGCCTCCACCGCCGCGCGCAGTGTTGTGGGCCGCTCCACCGCCGCGCCATCCTCCAGGCCCTGCTCCTGGAGCGCGCGGATGAGCTGCTCGTAGATCCAGGGTGTGGTGCCGCTGAAGAGGGCATGTGCCTCGTAGCGCGCGTAGCACGAGCCGTCGCGCCGCACGCGGCCCAAGCGCCCCAGCCGCTGCCAGAACGTACCGGCATCGCCGGCTTCGAAAATCAGCAGGCTAATGTGGAAATCCACGCCCACATCGATCGTCGAGGTACCGACGATCAGCTCAGCCTCGGCCATCGCCGCCCGGCGCCGCGCCTCATCGGTCAGGCCCGTGTTCTCGCCGATGCGCAGCTGTGGCAGGCGCTCGCGCAGCAGACGCACAATGCGGCGCGCCTCCACCACGCTGGTGACGATGATCGCGCCGCGCGCGTTGGGCACCTCGGCGAAGTGCGCGCGGATCAGGTCGAGATGACGCGCGATCCAAGCTTCCGCGCTCTCTTCCAGCGCGCGCTGATGCAGGTGCAGGCTCAGCGCGTGCAGCACCTGGCGATAGCCCGGCCTCGACGCACTGACGTAGTCGCCGCCGATCTCGGCCACGCGCAATCCAGTCGCGTGGAGCATGCGGCCCAGGGCACTGCCCGGCGTCGCCGACAGAAACACAAAGCGCGGACGATAGGCACTGTGCGGCCGCGCCAACGTGCGCAGCGCCAACAGCCCCGTCACCGCCGCCGTGATCTGCGGTGCCTGGAAGACATGAAACTCATCAAAGATGAAATCCGTGAAGTTGGCTTGCAAGGTGGCCATCAGCTCCTGCAGCGACAGGATCGGCGAGCGGTAGCGGTAGTTGATCATCAGATGGAAGATGTCGGGATTAGTCAGCACCACGCGGTAGTCGCTCAGCAGCGCCGCCAGTAGCTCGGCGCGACGGGCAAAGCTCTCGTGCTGCGCCAGCAACCGTGCCAGCTTGCCGCCCCACAGGTCGGTGTAGCGCAGCTCTGCGCCAAAATCACGCACGTAGTGCTCAACCTGCCGTTGCTGATCGCGCGCCAGTTCGTTGGTAGGATACATACCGAACGCGCCGCGCTCGGCATCCAGCAGCGTCGGTAGATAGACCGCCAGACTCTTGCCGTCGCCGGTCAGCGCCGTGTTGATCACCACATCAGCGTCCGAAGCGGTCAGGGCCTGGTAGGTTGCCCACTGGTGCTGCGACAGCGCCAGGCCCGACGGCAGTCGCTCGGCGATCGAGGCGGGTATGGCGCCCGGATCGGCCAGCCGCGAAAAGACCGGGAGAATATGCAGATGCATGGTGCTCGCTCCTGTGTGCTGGTAGCCCTACGGTACCATGCACATCCGGACTCAATCAGTCCACTTAAGTTAAGAGGGTGGCTCTTCGGAGGGCGGCGCGAGACCGAGGCCATAGCGCTCGGCCAGCAATGTGATCTCGGCAATCATGCGCGCGCGCAGCTCAGGCGGCCAGAGCAGTTCGGCATGCGCGCGGTAGCGCAGCAGCGTCTGGATCACCCAAAACTCGCTGCGCGCGCGCGCTTCGATCACCACGGCGCCGTCGGCTTCATACTGCAGGATACGCTGCTCCTCGAAGCGCTGGCTGACGCCGCTACCCGCCAACGTCGCCGACAACCGGTAGCGAAAGGTGATCAGCGGTCGCTCGCGCCGATCGAGCGGGGGCAGATGCTCCAACTCGCGCAGATCCAGGATACGATCGATGCGAAAATCATGGAACGCGCCGCTGCGCAGCGAGTAGGCGACCAGGTAGAAATGACGCTCGTAGTACTCGATCGCGTGCGGCTCGATCTGCTCGTGCACCACGACGTCTCCTGCGGTGTTGCGGTAGCGCAACCACAGCCGTCGGCCGGCGTTGATCGCGCTCTGCAACCGGTCGATGCGCTCGCGGTAGGGCGCGTAGTCGATCGCCGGCTGAAGCGCCATGCGCAACGCCGGATGGCGCTCGTAGCGCCGGCGCTGGGCGGGCGTCAGATCGGCGACCAGCCGCGCCAGCAGGGCGCGCATGCGCTCGGCCTGCGGGTGCCGCGGGCCGAAGCTGTCGCGGATCAGCGCCAGCAAGTCCAGTTCGTCATCGCTCCAGGCCGGCACGCCGCCGCGCAGCGTGTACACCGGCGGACGATCCCTGCTGCGCCAGATGCAGATGCCGAGCTCCGCCAGCGTCGCTACATCGCGATCGAGCATGCGCCGACCGCTGTCGCCACGGGGGTAGAACAGCTCCAGGCGCTTGAGCAGTTCGGCGCGCGGCAACGGGCCGTCGCGTAGGGCAGCGATCAGCGCAACGTAGCGCCGCGCACTGCGCGTGGGCAGAACTTCCAGGTCATCGGGCGGGAACATGCGCGCTCACCAGGGCTGCTATCGGCCACCAGTGTACCAGAGCGGGCAAGCGCGTCCTGCGCGCTACCCGCACCCCGCCGACCAGCGGGCCCGTGCTACACTAACCGACAGAGACAATCGCTACCTTCACGCGAGGAGAAGCACCAATGCGACACGTTGCCCTGCTGGGACTGGGCCTGATGGGCAGCGGCATGGCCCACAATCTGCTCAAGGCCGGATACGAGCTGACGGTCTATAACCGCACCCGTGCCAGGGCAGAGCCACTGGCCCAGGCCGGCGCGCAGGTGGCCGACACGCCCCGCGCGGCAGCGCAGCAGGCCGAGGTGGTGATCAGCATGGTCGCCGACGACCGGGCCTCGCGCGCGGTCTGGCTGGGCGAGGACGGCGCACTGGCGGGCGCGCCGGCGGGCGCGATCCTGATCGAATCGAGCACGCTGAGCAGCGCCTGGGTACGTGAGCTGGCTCACCTGGCGGCGGAGCGCGGCTGTGCCCTGCTCGACGCGCCGGTGCGCGGCAGTCGTGATCAGGCTGCAGCGGGCGAGCTCAACTTTCTAGTCGGCGGCGACGCCGCGCTGCTGGAACGCGTTCGTCCCGTGCTGGAGGCCATGGGCCGGCGCATCGACTACCTCGGCCCGACCGGCAGCGGCGCGATCATGAAGCTGATCAACAACCAGCTCGCCGGCGTGCAGGTCGCAGCGTTGGCCGAAGCGCTGGCCGTTGCCGAACGCGCTGGCCTGGATCTGCGCCAGGTCGTCACGCTGCTGATCAACGGCGCGCCCGGCAGCCCGATCGTCAAGGGCAAAGCCGCGCCGATCGCCGCGCGCGACTACCGCACCAACTTTGCCCTGCGCTGGATGCACAAGGATCTGAGCTACGCGCTGGAGGAGGCCGTGCAACACAACATCGCGCTGCCCACCGTTGCCGCGGCGCGCGAGATCTATCGCCTGGCGATAGCGCAGGGCCATGCCGACCAGGACTTCTGCGCCGTCGCCGAGGTGCTGCGCCCACCCGCCGACTGAGGAAGCCCAGCAACCTCACAAGCGCGCGCCGCGCCAGCATTTTGGAGTGCGGGAGCCATGCTCCCGCAGCGTCCGCCCGGGCGCCATGCAACCACGGCTACCCCGCAGCGCGTGCGCGCCAGTATTTTGGAGTGCGGGCACCACGCTCCCGCGGCGCTGGCGGAGCCGGCGCAGGCCGTAGGCGGTGTTGTGCGTCGGCACCATGGGGCTGATGCAGAGCCCGCGGGTGGCTGGCGAGCGCAGGGCGCTCGCCGCGCCAGCATGGCTGGCGCACTCCAAAACCGCCTTTGGCCTGCGGGCGCCAGTCGTCCCCGCGGTTGTGCGTCAGCACCGTCAGGTTGACCCAAAACCCGCGGGTGGCTGGCGCACGCCAAAACACCCGTCACGGACCGACGGCGACCACGCGATAGATCCGGCCGCCGTGGTCATCTGAAATATACATCGCGCCATCGGCGCCGAAGAGCACATCAGCGGGGCGACCCCAGGCCTGGCCGCACTTCTGGCCGGGCGCGCGCCAGCCGGTCACGAAATCAACGCTGCGCACGGGCCGGCCAGCTTCGAGCTCGATGCGCTGTACCTTGCAATCACGGTAGTTGGCCGGATTATCGGTATTCCACGAGCCGTGATAGGCTACATACAGATCATCGGCGTAGGCGGCGGGAAAGCTGCTGCCCGCTGCCAGACTCATGCCCAGTGGCGCGCTGTGCGCCAGGTCGGTGAAGCGCGCCGGCGACACCTGGGCGCAGAAGTCTGCCGTCGGCGGCGTGATGCGTTCATCGCGTACCTCACGCGTCCCGGCGGGAGTCACGCCCAGCGTCGGCGTATAGCAGAAGGGCCAGCCGTAGTGCTGGCCAGGCCTGACCTCGATCACGATCTCTTCCGGCGGCAGATCGTCGCCCAGCCCATCACTGCCGTTGTGATTGGCCCACAGCCGGCCATCGGGCAACCACAGAAAATCGACGCTGTTGCGCAGGCCTTCAGCCCATACCGCGCGCCGTTGCGGACGCGGATCGCTGGCAAAAGGATTATCGGTGGGCAGCGAACCATCCAGGTTGAAGCGCAATATCGCCGCGCGGCGGGGATCGTCCTCGACGCAGATGTTGCAGCTCGAACCGGCGCTGACATAGAGCTTGCCATCGGGGCCAATATGCAGCGTGCGCGAGCTATGCCCAACCGGCGCAGGAATGTTGTCGGTCACCAGCACGCGCGTTTCCAGGGTGCCGTCGCCATCGGCATCGCGCAGCCGCTCGACGCGATCGCCCTCAGCCACATACCACCAGCCGGCGTGCCACTCCAGGCTGTGCGGCAGGGAGAGGTCGCGCGCAACGATCTCCATCTGCTCGCTGCGACCATCGCGGTTACGATCCGGCAGGCGGGCGATCTGCCCGCTGCTCATCAGCGCCACGTAGAGCTGGCCGTCGGGCCCGACCGCCATCTGGCGCGGACGGCCACTCAATCCCTCGGCAAAGGTCGTGATCCGAAAGCCCGGCGGCGTCCGCAGCCGCCGGGCAGCCTCATCGGTTGCGTTGGCGATCCACGGCAGGTAGCCGCGCAGGCCGGCTCCGCTCTGCCCCCGCAGGGCCAGCGGCAGCCCGGCCAGCAGCAGCAGCGCCAGCACCACCCATATACGCGCGCGCATACGTCCCTCCTTCCCTACATGCGACGGTTGGATCGGTGTACGGAGCGTCGCGCGGCGTGGATGGCTACCGCGCAGGCTGCTGCCGGCCAGCCTCATAGCTCATAGCCAACCGCCGGCGGCTGCGTCGGCAGGTAGCGCAGCGGCGGTCCCGCCTCGCGCTGCAACAGCCCTTCGCCCACCAGGTAGTCCAGATGGGCAATGGTCTCGCCCAGCGCGAACTGGATCTGCGCCGGCGTGAGCTGGGCCTCGGGAAAGACGCGCCGACAGACCTCGTAGGCCGTGGGGCGCCCCAGGGAGCGCACCACGGTCAACATCTCCTCCAGCCGCCGCTGATGATGCGCGCGCAGCGCAGCCAGGCGTCCGCGCAGGTCGGTGAACGGCTCGCCATGGCCCGGCAGGGCCACGGCCACCTCCAGGGCTTCGAGATGCGCAAAGCTGGCCAGGTAGCGACGCAACGGGTCGGCGGGCGTGGTGGCCCACACGCCGATGTTGGGGCTAATGCGCGGCAGCACGTGATCGGCGCACAGCAGCGCGCGCGTGGCCGGTTCATAGAGCAACAACTGCGCATCGCTATGGCCGGGCAACGTCAGCGCTTGGAACGCGCGCCCAGCCACTGACACTGGACGTAGCGCTTCTGCCGAGAAGTCAAGCGGTGTCACCTCCGGCAGCGGCAGCAGCATGCGCTGCGT
The sequence above is a segment of the Kallotenue papyrolyticum genome. Coding sequences within it:
- the cas7d gene encoding type I-D CRISPR-associated protein Cas7/Csc2, giving the protein MSLLESLRATDGLFHTALPPKPAGKYVHFLLVRETESFPLFQTDGSLNVIRVRAGLRSEHQELITRLMIFKRKQSSPERLTGRELLRAEGIIADEGERLCEYNSAKFCKRCPDCVLYGYAIGDQGAEKSKVYVDTAYSITPYEISHKALSFNALYEHGTMTEQGTGQTRSSFGEQDHVVPQVFFPSIVTLRDPTYPAFLYVLGNLLRTERYGAQETRTGRVYNHLVGVVFANGEIFSNLRWTQAIYDRLPERDDLLNREAVLNAAQEAYGALIEDEPVVRPWEQLGAEAAALCAEVTALYRDAGRSRALLQALAEQTRAYAAQYGPDRKAKK
- the cas4 gene encoding CRISPR-associated protein Cas4, which produces MHAREPIPLAMLNALAYCPRRFVYEHVQGEMLLNEHVVEGALLHAGIDLGGTVWEGERVQQRRVYVWSERLGLVGFCDLVETQTGAIYPVEYKKGRPRRWFNDHAQLCAQALCLEERLGITIPRGAIFYFAARRREVVEFTATLRAEVEALVAQAHALALAGRLPPPIEQRARCRECSLEPLCLPDEVEQLAQEHAIPAWEESEL
- the cas5d gene encoding type I-D CRISPR-associated protein Cas5/Csc1: MHLLRCTITLHDSVYYATRELGTLYETGQYLHNYALSYALFNDSHLQVAYFCDSYQPGYAEDLARLNAAQIYVTPALPLQVDLLLATWKIGQVSYYRRTEQFGGRNYPANIGRAKELAPGSVFVCYVISAAALRLPRWIRLGKWHSKAEVTVEALPVEQRTGPFVAAAPLNPLDLLPGVAQVFDIVSMPPNSLITHAQCVGAHYVVGAGGLPVEMRYRVPELPTVARRARRQA
- the cas1 gene encoding CRISPR-associated endonuclease Cas1 — encoded protein: MRGEAEQWTGAERLMATLYLTEEQTTVKIEGEALRLQMPRGQERQVVRVPLAKVDQVVVLGNITLTTPALQALLERGIAVHYLSARGRSYGSLVADWGKNSGPRLALYALYTDLPRRFAAARQCVAGKLINMRAVLLRYARNREDNAALLEAVQQIRAALRALARAQPPAQLATDDRMGGLGELFGIEGSASAAYYGVLGLLLKPPWQFVGRVRRPPTDPVNALLSFGYSLLTNQTTALIQAVGLDPGVGLLHQPGFGKPALALDIMEAFRPIIVDSVVITMINTGQLTPGDLEEELGAFRLRDRARRTFLEKFEERLNERIRHPVFGYQISYRRCIELQVRLLAKYAQGEIPRYVPFTVR
- the cas6 gene encoding CRISPR system precrRNA processing endoribonuclease RAMP protein Cas6, translated to MKPAYDLLAVVLQLQGEPGARPVLPLGHQAQALILNLVRRVDARLAEALHANAPVKPLTVTVLPTRARADVIELRLSFGGAALFFPLMTALTAAPPRLQVGKNVMTLLGAVHAPERHPWAGYTSFAALAAAAHPSQTATLAFATPTAFGQGERSNGRPRLGLLPTPEAVFGSLARRWNEWAPAELQLPPAQVEAAISETVVSRYRLASEMLMLGKAPQKGFVGQVSYELPADVALARLLSLLADAAFYLGVGMKTARGMGLCRRLAED